A section of the bacterium genome encodes:
- a CDS encoding Rrf2 family transcriptional regulator → MRLSRAGEYAVRCVLYLAQRESGEITPRWAVAQAMEIPEPFLAKIGQQLARAGIVEILQGARGGFRLSRSPEKISLLEVVEAVMGELFLNDCLLRPESCSRSSHCMVHKTWCKAREQLRQTLSEANFKSLLEGETCFQASPENTK, encoded by the coding sequence ATGAGACTTTCCAGAGCAGGTGAGTATGCTGTCAGGTGCGTTCTTTACCTTGCCCAGAGAGAGTCGGGAGAGATTACTCCTAGATGGGCGGTGGCCCAGGCCATGGAGATCCCCGAACCATTTCTGGCCAAGATAGGCCAGCAACTGGCCAGGGCCGGAATCGTGGAGATTCTGCAAGGGGCCAGGGGAGGATTCCGCCTGAGCCGAAGCCCGGAGAAGATCAGTCTCCTGGAGGTGGTAGAGGCGGTCATGGGGGAGCTTTTCCTGAACGACTGTCTGCTTAGACCCGAGAGTTGTTCCAGAAGTTCCCACTGCATGGTCCACAAGACATGGTGCAAGGCCAGGGAGCAGCTTCGCCAGACCCTCTCAGAGGCCAATTTCAAAAGCCTGCTGGAGGGTGAAACCTGTTTCCAGGCCAGCCCAGAGAACACAAAGTAG
- a CDS encoding YifB family Mg chelatase-like AAA ATPase has protein sequence MLAKVLSSAVMGIDAFLVEVEVDITRGLPAFATVGLPEAAVKESKDRVKAAIKNAGYRFPPDRITVNLAPADVKKEGSGFDLPIAVGILAAQGTVSPGLLKEYVMLGELSLDGRIKPVRGALPMAIAARQSSIRGLILPVENGQEAAVVDGVEVLGASDLVQVVEFLNGENSLSRVEVDLDVLFQQGWSYDVDFRDVKGQQHVKRALEIAAAGGHNVIMVGPPGSGKTMLARRLPTILPKMTFEEALETTKVYSVAGVLPDKKALVCTRPFRAPHHTISDAGLIGGGAVPKPGEVSLATNGVLFLDEFPEFRKNVLEVLRQPMEDGHVTISRAASSLTYPARFMLVAAMNPCPCGYYGDPKHTCTCSLPQLIRYRTRISGPLLDRIDLHVEVPALSYQELAGEEALEGSDEIRSRVDAAREVQRLRFERLKIYCNAQMTSRHIRRFCSVDEPSRKLMETAVDRLGMSARAYGRILKIARTIADLEGSQDIRVQHVSEAIQYRSLDRPGF, from the coding sequence ATGTTGGCCAAGGTTTTGAGCAGTGCTGTCATGGGCATAGATGCATTTCTGGTGGAGGTGGAGGTAGACATCACCAGGGGGCTTCCGGCTTTTGCCACGGTGGGGCTTCCTGAAGCTGCGGTAAAGGAGTCCAAGGATAGAGTAAAAGCAGCCATAAAAAATGCAGGGTATCGCTTCCCGCCCGACAGGATAACCGTAAACCTGGCTCCTGCAGATGTCAAAAAAGAAGGATCTGGTTTTGACCTGCCTATAGCCGTTGGTATCCTTGCAGCTCAAGGCACTGTTAGCCCGGGCCTGCTCAAGGAATATGTCATGCTTGGAGAGCTCTCTTTGGACGGGCGCATAAAGCCTGTCAGAGGGGCCTTGCCCATGGCAATAGCAGCCCGCCAGAGCAGCATCAGGGGGCTGATTCTTCCTGTGGAGAACGGACAGGAAGCAGCGGTGGTGGATGGTGTGGAGGTGCTTGGAGCCTCTGATCTGGTCCAGGTGGTGGAGTTTCTGAACGGGGAAAACAGTTTGAGTAGAGTGGAGGTGGACCTGGATGTGCTGTTTCAGCAGGGCTGGAGCTACGATGTGGACTTCAGGGATGTGAAGGGGCAGCAACATGTGAAAAGAGCCCTGGAAATAGCTGCAGCAGGAGGCCACAACGTCATAATGGTGGGGCCTCCAGGCTCAGGCAAGACCATGCTGGCCAGGAGGCTTCCCACGATCCTTCCCAAGATGACCTTCGAAGAAGCCCTGGAGACCACCAAGGTGTACAGCGTGGCAGGGGTGTTGCCGGACAAGAAGGCCCTGGTCTGCACAAGGCCTTTCAGGGCTCCACACCACACCATATCCGATGCCGGACTCATAGGAGGGGGTGCGGTTCCCAAGCCCGGAGAGGTTAGTCTGGCCACCAACGGAGTGCTTTTTCTGGACGAATTCCCGGAGTTCAGGAAAAACGTATTGGAGGTGCTTCGCCAGCCCATGGAGGATGGTCATGTGACCATTTCCAGGGCTGCATCTTCTCTTACCTATCCAGCTCGTTTCATGCTGGTGGCAGCCATGAACCCCTGTCCCTGCGGGTATTACGGGGACCCGAAGCATACCTGCACATGCAGCCTTCCCCAGTTGATTCGATACAGGACAAGGATCTCCGGACCCCTCCTGGACAGGATAGACCTACATGTGGAAGTGCCGGCCCTCAGCTACCAGGAGTTGGCAGGGGAAGAAGCCCTGGAGGGATCTGATGAGATCCGCTCCAGGGTGGATGCGGCCAGGGAGGTACAGAGGCTCAGGTTCGAAAGACTCAAGATTTACTGCAATGCACAGATGACAAGCAGGCACATCAGGAGGTTTTGCTCTGTGGATGAGCCTTCCAGAAAACTCATGGAGACCGCTGTGGATCGTTTGGGCATGAGCGCCCGAGCTTACGGCCGCATCCTGAAAATTGCGCGTACCATAGCGGATCTGGAAGGGTCTCAGGATATAAGAGTCCAGCACGTCTCAGAGGCCATCCAGTACCGTTCTTTAGACCGCCCGGGATTTTGA
- the hpt gene encoding hypoxanthine phosphoribosyltransferase, which yields MSKVTLHVLHSRDEIAERVRWLGKRISQDYQGKFPLLVGILKGSFVFLADLMRHLDVPVHVDFVRLASYGDSMESCGKVRFTKDLELPVDGRDVLVVEDIVDTGRTLKELLEELARRGPSSLRSCCLLDKRHRREVPLEIDYVGFVVHEGFLVGYGLDWAESYRHLPDICVVEPGRQSSEEAGPDKGAKS from the coding sequence ATGAGTAAGGTAACGCTTCATGTCCTGCACTCCAGGGACGAGATCGCAGAAAGGGTCCGGTGGTTGGGAAAGCGGATTTCCCAGGACTACCAGGGCAAATTCCCTTTGCTTGTTGGCATTTTAAAGGGTTCTTTCGTGTTTCTGGCAGATCTCATGCGCCATCTGGATGTGCCCGTGCATGTGGACTTTGTGAGGCTGGCCAGTTACGGAGATTCCATGGAAAGCTGCGGGAAGGTCAGGTTCACCAAAGACCTGGAACTTCCTGTGGATGGAAGGGATGTGCTTGTGGTGGAGGACATCGTAGATACCGGCAGAACCCTCAAGGAGCTGCTTGAGGAGCTGGCCCGACGAGGGCCCAGCTCCCTTAGAAGTTGCTGTTTGCTGGACAAGAGGCATCGCCGGGAAGTGCCTTTGGAAATCGACTATGTGGGCTTTGTGGTACATGAAGGCTTCTTGGTGGGCTACGGGCTGGACTGGGCGGAGTCCTACAGACATCTTCCGGACATCTGTGTGGTAGAACCGGGCAGGCAATCCTCTGAGGAGGCCGGCCCGGACAAGGGAGCAAAATCATGA
- a CDS encoding DUF3426 domain-containing protein, with the protein MIIQCENCQAKFRLDDSKIPEQGRKVRCSKCSHVFFVQKEPLPSAPPPQEPQHAAWEASSWEPSPSPQAQPLSSEPEPIFEPTVRIDLATQEEEPPLTDEEQVPEPAPPRPKTQRNLIRPLLLTAAGVAALAIVVVVLARLGLIPLQLEEPKESPIAQLIIDQSQLQGKWEKNAQVPRIFIINGTVINQSKKPRAFVKVRGLLLDKSGKTVKEVWAFCGNSIPMEDLRTKAPSEIQSIMRNREGEKGANKLLAPGARIPFTLVFFEIPEGVETFGAEVVEAQIPSG; encoded by the coding sequence ATGATAATACAATGCGAGAACTGCCAGGCCAAATTCCGCCTGGATGATTCCAAGATCCCGGAGCAGGGAAGAAAGGTACGCTGCTCCAAGTGCAGCCATGTCTTCTTCGTGCAGAAAGAACCCCTGCCCTCGGCCCCACCCCCACAGGAGCCCCAGCATGCCGCATGGGAAGCCTCCAGCTGGGAGCCCTCCCCTTCGCCGCAGGCGCAACCTTTAAGCTCCGAGCCGGAGCCCATCTTCGAGCCTACCGTGCGCATAGATCTGGCAACCCAGGAGGAAGAACCTCCCTTGACTGATGAGGAACAAGTTCCAGAACCAGCGCCGCCTAGGCCCAAAACTCAAAGAAACCTCATACGCCCCCTGCTTTTGACAGCAGCAGGGGTGGCTGCCTTGGCCATCGTGGTGGTGGTCTTGGCCCGCTTGGGCCTCATCCCCTTGCAACTGGAGGAACCCAAGGAGTCCCCCATTGCACAGCTGATAATAGATCAGAGCCAGCTTCAGGGAAAATGGGAGAAGAACGCCCAAGTGCCTCGGATATTCATCATCAACGGAACCGTGATCAACCAGTCCAAGAAACCCAGAGCCTTTGTGAAGGTGCGGGGATTGCTTTTGGACAAGTCTGGCAAGACTGTCAAAGAGGTTTGGGCCTTTTGCGGAAACTCCATACCCATGGAAGACCTTCGCACCAAGGCTCCCAGTGAAATCCAAAGCATCATGCGAAACAGGGAAGGCGAAAAGGGAGCAAACAAGCTGCTGGCTCCAGGTGCCAGAATTCCCTTCACTTTGGTTTTCTTCGAGATCCCGGAAGGGGTGGAAACCTTCGGCGCCGAAGTGGTGGAAGCCCAGATCCCGAGCGGCTGA
- a CDS encoding potassium channel protein — protein sequence MGLHERIRSAMLSVMCVLILGTLGYHLIEGWNLMDSLYMTVITLTTVGYGEVHPLVRTESRIFTMVLILGGMGVVFYALGSLAQGLVEGGIREIVGRKKLEKLIHSLSHHCIICGFGRIGRSIAQELTQARVAFVVIEKNPEALHELEELGYMGLSGDATSEEVLKEAGVERARALISVASTDADNLYITLTAKSLNPNIQVIARAAEAPAERKLAWAGADRVVSPYRMSGQRMANLILRPTVVEFMESSLSDPSVDLVMEEVHLPSQGDFVGQDILSSGLRKDYGLIVVAIKRKAGGFVLNPGAEEILQAEDVLIALGKREDFARLSKRIAPTKKL from the coding sequence ATGGGACTCCATGAGCGGATTCGCAGTGCCATGTTGAGCGTTATGTGCGTCCTGATCTTGGGCACCCTGGGCTATCACCTCATCGAGGGATGGAACCTGATGGATTCCCTTTACATGACGGTGATCACCCTGACAACCGTGGGATATGGAGAGGTGCATCCCCTTGTGCGAACAGAATCCCGTATATTTACGATGGTTTTGATCCTTGGAGGCATGGGGGTGGTATTCTATGCCCTGGGCAGTCTGGCCCAGGGGCTGGTGGAGGGTGGAATCAGGGAAATCGTAGGGAGAAAGAAGTTGGAAAAACTCATCCATTCTCTATCCCATCATTGCATCATATGTGGCTTCGGTCGCATTGGCCGCTCCATAGCCCAGGAGCTGACTCAGGCCAGGGTGGCCTTTGTGGTCATAGAGAAGAATCCCGAGGCTCTCCATGAATTGGAGGAACTGGGTTACATGGGTCTTTCGGGAGATGCCACCTCCGAGGAGGTCCTCAAAGAGGCCGGGGTGGAGCGGGCCAGAGCACTGATTTCCGTGGCTTCCACAGATGCAGACAACCTCTACATAACCCTCACCGCCAAGAGCCTAAACCCCAATATCCAGGTCATAGCCAGGGCTGCCGAGGCTCCAGCCGAGCGCAAGCTGGCCTGGGCGGGCGCAGATAGGGTGGTTTCCCCGTACAGAATGAGCGGGCAGCGCATGGCCAACCTGATCCTGAGGCCTACGGTGGTGGAGTTCATGGAGTCCTCCCTCTCAGACCCTTCGGTGGATCTGGTCATGGAGGAGGTCCATCTACCTTCCCAAGGGGACTTTGTGGGTCAGGACATCCTCTCCTCGGGACTGAGGAAGGATTACGGTCTCATAGTGGTGGCCATAAAGAGAAAGGCTGGGGGCTTCGTGCTGAACCCAGGCGCAGAAGAAATCCTTCAGGCCGAAGATGTACTGATTGCTTTGGGCAAGAGGGAGGACTTCGCCCGCCTGTCCAAGAGAATCGCCCCCACCAAGAAGCTCTAG
- the ccsB gene encoding c-type cytochrome biogenesis protein CcsB, giving the protein MNSATLLSGVSLIYLGAWFGYVICAASRSTWVGRIATSLMAAAWVLNGVGFVHRWLESHDLGHGRIPLTNQYESMIVFAWAIALIYLIIELRYKNRTIGAFVAPLPFLSLGLGSLLFDTNIRPLVPALQSNWLTAHVITCFLGYAAFAVSFGVSVLYILRGRLNPRGIAAGLIPSEEILDHLNYRAIAVGFPFLSIGIITGAIWADVAWGTYWSWDPKETWSLITWLVYAAFLHARLSRGWSGKRTAILSMAGFGATLFTYFGVNFLLSGLHSYA; this is encoded by the coding sequence ATGAATAGCGCCACTCTTTTGAGCGGGGTCTCTCTGATTTACCTGGGTGCCTGGTTTGGGTACGTTATATGCGCCGCCAGCAGATCCACCTGGGTGGGAAGGATCGCCACAAGTCTCATGGCAGCGGCCTGGGTGCTCAATGGAGTGGGCTTTGTGCATCGTTGGCTGGAGTCGCATGACTTGGGCCACGGAAGGATACCCCTGACCAACCAGTATGAGTCCATGATAGTCTTTGCCTGGGCAATAGCTCTCATATACCTGATCATTGAGCTTCGCTACAAGAACAGAACCATAGGGGCTTTCGTGGCTCCGCTTCCATTTCTCAGTCTGGGGCTGGGCTCTCTTCTTTTTGACACCAACATAAGACCCCTTGTGCCTGCTCTTCAGAGCAACTGGCTCACGGCCCACGTGATAACATGTTTTCTTGGATATGCGGCCTTTGCCGTCTCCTTCGGGGTCAGCGTGCTTTACATCCTGAGGGGAAGGCTCAATCCCAGGGGAATAGCAGCAGGCTTGATACCTTCTGAAGAAATCCTGGACCACCTCAACTATAGGGCCATAGCCGTGGGCTTCCCCTTTCTTTCCATAGGGATAATCACAGGGGCCATTTGGGCGGATGTGGCCTGGGGAACTTACTGGAGCTGGGACCCCAAAGAGACCTGGTCGCTGATAACCTGGCTTGTCTATGCGGCTTTTCTCCATGCGAGGCTCTCCCGAGGTTGGAGCGGAAAACGCACGGCCATTCTGTCCATGGCTGGATTCGGTGCCACGCTCTTTACGTACTTCGGGGTCAACTTCCTGCTATCTGGCCTCCACAGTTATGCGTGA